AGACATCTAAGGCATCTTACTTGAACAATATAATAAAGTATGGGAAAAGGGAAAGTTGGTGCAAAACTGGAAAGAGACTGTCGTAGGCAAGTATCAACCCACAAACCAGGGAAAGAATACACTCATCCAGGGAATTATCAACCTATTGCTTAACATGTAATGTCTGTAAATGAATGgagaaaatgacacattttatgTGATTTATGTGACATTTTGCAAGTTCAGGAAATGATAGTTGTGTGTTCttgggttttttttatatacactgtatgttttgtattttttttttattattgctaGTGGCCTTATATTAGAGTCAGTTTTAAATTCTTAATCTTACATTTTGTCATATAGCCTATGTTATTCAGGAAGAAACCGTTCCGGGGCTGAGGTAGCCTACAGTTCCTCAAATGGCCACTTGAGGCGAGTCAATCCCCATATAAACCATGATTTACCCACATGTTAAAAAATCCCAACTTCACAGCAGCATGTTTACATCCTGGTacaaaaaaggtttttgtaCTTATAGCTAATTTCCCCCTTCATGCCAACTGCATAGGGGgtgcatttttaaataacttaccaTGGACTCACCATAGACATAAACACCCGTTTAAATAAGCATTAACTACGTAGTCACCTCGGTGACGTAATTCTTTGGCGACAGAAGTAGTCTTTTGACTTGTTTACATGAGCCTATGCTGAGCAGAGTTTTGTGAAGATGACGGACCAGAAAGCAGAAAATATCAGCTCTATCCCCATCGATGCGTTCAGCAATTTAAGAATTACATCGATATGGACGTTTCTCTTGTCTGTAAGTCACATTTCCTGActctagctgctagctagctagctagctatgggTTAGCTATCGAGACCATCGCTACCCACTTAGAGCAGTTATATTTCGGTTAAAGGGACTAATGTGATGCTTCTTCTTTTGTTTACTGTTCGTAGGTGCAGTGGTCGGAGTCTTGGCTAATCGGGCTGTTAGTgtttcatgttgtgtgtttgtttctgaccGTGGTGACGTGCAGGTATTACAGAGCTCAGATATGTCACTTCCTGCTCATGGGTAAGTAAATAAGAAAGATGCCTACCTTACCCTTAATGTAAACTGTTGATTGATAGCGAGTataattaaaaactaaaatacatgtacatcagtggtgtagtcttatgtattgtagtgggtatactgtactgtgtatatatattgcCCTATGctatatgggccagaatctgcctttggggaagggggggggaatatcatagtggggggccTGGGTGTCCACCcacagggaagttttgagcgtCAACAACTTCATTGTCttggatacacttttatgcaccaatttatggtggaaatacctttatttagcctatgcgaagaaAAAGAATACAGATgataattcaaaatatatcaaaaatataatggaaagtatgttgttgcgtgtcattgggtaTTTTTAactgggtatatggaaatcctggagctttcttagtgggtatactgcgtatacctgcgtatcacgtagactacaccattGATGTACATAGTAAGTTGTAATGTTAACTCAAATACTTCTTGATACCGTTACCTGTGATATACCTGTATTTTTCACATCCTGATTGCATGTAGGTGTTTTTCTCAGACATTTATCACAAGAGTAACTATTGGTGCTGGTTTACAGCATACTATACATAAGCAAAAatactatcaaaataaaaagctgTGTGCAGGTGATTAAAAGGCAGTCCTGGAAAAAAGCATTCCTCTGTTTAATCTGTGTTGCTTTGATCTGGATTTGACAACTGCTCTGTTGGTTTTGcacatacatttaatttatgcACACCAACATACTGTTTAATGCTTTCTAACttagatatttataaaatgttattgttatgtatttttcttatttgtatCATGTTACTGCCATGGGTGTATTATAAGATGGTTACGCTGGTCAAGTacaactactgtgtgtgtgtgtgtgtgtgtgtgtgtgtgtgtgtgtgtgtgtatgtgtatatgtatatatatatatatatatatatatgtatatatatatatatgtatatatatatatatatatatatatatctcaaaacCAGTTAACAGTATCAGTAAGTCCTGTATACCACACTATTTTCAATGATAAATAACCTGATGTTGAAAGTTGAGTTTTGGGGCTAACAAACTGTCTGTGCTTTTTAGTGTTCTCTGACTGACATTACCTCTCTCTCACAGTTGGCCTGGTGTATAGTGCTGAATATCTAAATGAGCTGGCAGCAATGAACTGGAGGTAAGACCATTGTTCaacagtattttatttataatgtgtgtgtgtgtgtaaaggctCGGATGTTCAAAAACGGGACACATGCaggctttattattttttttgcaggtCCTTTTCTAATTTCCAGTACTTTGATTCCACGGGCATGTTTATATCTTTGGTCTACTCTATTCCTCTTCTGCTGAATACAATCATCATTGTGGTAagctttattgtttattctCCTATTACCACAGCAAATAAATGATGAAACCACTACTCAACACCTTTTTGTATGTGTTGTACATTGGCAGATGGTGTGGGTGCACAGGACCTTTTCCACTATGACTGAGCTGAAGACACTCCAGCTCAAGCGAAAGGCCCGccgagagaagagagaaaagaatgaCTGATCCCTCTTATTATGTCCAAAAATGGTCTTCATTGGGAGGAATAAGAATCTGTGTCTCTGAAATGCTAATCCTGACTTTTGGCAGATTCCTTCTTGTGACCGTACAAAAGATTGTTCGTTGCTGTCAGTCAGGACTGGGTGTCTGTTTTTTGGTAGCGGCTTTTGAAAGATGCCGCTGAATGTACTGTACACTATGAGATAAATGAGGACCAAAGGTCATTTactgttttgtatttaatgttgttttaaagTGTGTTAAACTGCACAATGAAAAAAAGCAGCGCTTTAAATTTAAGACTGCAGAAGGGCATTATATGGATcatggagaagaaaagaaataactGTTTGTCAAGAACCTTTGTACTATATGGTGTTATGATGTCATCAGCATAAATCCATGAATTTAGGAGTAGGAGAGTAAATATTGACAacaatttggagtgctgtctttgcatttttaaaGTTTGCTCACAGGAAACCATGAACCATTTACTTCATTCAACAAACCCACATCAAGTGAATTAATGTTATGCTTGTTTAACTGGCTTTATATCCTAGAATCAGTTGAACTTGTCTGACAGCTTTCACCCAATGTGGGGGGTTGGAGGGGGAAGTAAGGTCCTATGACCCGGCACACGTGGTGGCTGTTCGTAATACTGGGCTAAAGCCTTTTCCACAGCATACATTTTGACTCGTCCTactaggaaaagcacaggtgtcatTCAAAACATTAACAAGGGGTCTGTTTTATTCATGTGTCAGTgtgccagcatgcacaataccaagACCCCgagactgaagcagctaaatggaatttaaccatcattcattttattatttacacccgtgcttttcctgctgtgaCTTGTTAAAATGTCCAATGAAAAAGTCTTCTATATCTTTAGGACTTTGCAGGGCCCCACACAGTCACAGTCCAACACCGGTCCTCATTCTGTTGAGAGTTTACACCCAGACTTGATTCCCCAAAAGTGAAATGCTCCACAATGCATTGTAGTTTTTCTTCTCTGTCGGATACGCAGCTTTGAGCCAGCTGTCAGACACATATTTCTCTTGACCCAAAACCGCACATTTCCCTGCAGGTGTCATTACAGTAGCAGCACCCACTGTCACTGATGGGATAGAAGAAAGGCTAGTGTGCAGGCTGAATGTTGTATAAATCAGCTGGCCTCTTAGCATGTTATGtatatgattttattattattagaaatcATTGATTCATTAAATTTGCATGCATTATCTGTAGATTAAAGCTGCCAAATGTTTTGGATACTAGTCCAAATTATGCGGGGATGTATGAGGACCAAAAAGCATtccaaaaatattttattttgagaatGTTTTAAATGAACAGTAAGTAAAATACATGATAACAAATATTATACAAAACAGGTAAAAACAAAAGCTGCAAAAGGaatacacactttttttttttttttatctctgctgAGAGCTGACAGGTCTCACCTCAAAGATCTCACCTCAAACgtactgtttttcttttattcatatcactccttttttgttttcctagATTCATCTGTTATATGTTGGTATGCTTTTCCTGCATTCACATGTCAGGACTCATGGACATGAGTGATTGTATTGCTGTCATCATAGGAAGTTATCTGAGGaaggggaggaagagaaaagggTGTGTTATATTGGTGCATGTGGTGAAGTGTGCATCTATTTTGTAGGAGGCTCCTACATGACAGCTCGAAAAACTGATCACTTCCAAAGACAATATTAGTGAACAAGAGCAGGAGTCACACATACACTTTATTAGGTAGATCTCAATTGATGCAACCAGCTCAGCATTTCCAGACACTTGAGTCGTGTCTAAATGAATAAGTACTCAGACAAGTTTGGGCAGTTCCCTTTTTTCTGTGAAACACTGTGAAACACAATCCTCCGTATAAATCTCTTGGTTGGATTGATGATAAGTTGCAGCCAAATCTGTCAGTTCATGTATCTCAGATATGGCTGCTTTCCTCTGGTTTGACATGCacaacagtacagtacattgcaCAACATCCAGTCAGCTGCAGTCCTGTGGGTGAAAACACTTTggataaaatacaataaacaccTGTTAGAAAGAGGGTTGAGGAGATGACCACAAGCATCAGGCTTGAAGATGGGGAACAGTGTACGTGACAAAGATCATGAGACAACGCTGTGAAGTGCATTTAGAACAAACAACTCATTAAACCTAAAGGGAAAATAGGCTGCCAAATTAAGTCATATTGGGCACTTAGATATCAAGTTGGCCAACTGACAACTGGAAAAACAAGTTAATCTGTCAGTAAATCCTAACTGATAAAGTTGATGAGCGACTTAGGCTGGTAATTGGAGGAGGAATGTTATAACAGAAAGTAAGaataactgtaaaaaaaacatttggagagACTTGCCCAGAAACTGACATGCTTATCAAGGATGAATCATGTCAATACATTATTGCATGAGCTGAAGCTGAGGTTGACACAGGTCTTGGaagtatttattatatattattattttatagctCATACTGTATACCCTCAAAGATATATTtagctgatttaaatccagctctgtgtcatggaagtgtgggcagtgtgtagATGAacggtaataataataataataatacattttatttgtattgcactttacattacagcaatctcaaagtgctacagAGCATATAATAATGCAGTTAAAAAATCTAAGTCaacaattaaaattaaaaaaagatcaaGGTCAATAAATAGTTAAAAGGAAAacctataaaatacatttagtaaaaAGCTTTTTACTTAAGATATGTTTTTAGGTTTCGTTTAAAAACATCTGTAGTCTGTGGGGCCCTCAGGTGGTCAGGGAGGGTGTTCCACAGCCTCGGAGCAGTAGATGAAAAGGCCATATCACCCATGCCGCCGAGCTTGGTTCTGGGGACTTGGAGGGTGTTTGTGGTTGCAGACCGGAGGGTGCGTGAGGAGGTCTGGGGAGGGAACAGTTCCTGTAGGTAAAGGGGGGCATGTCCGTGAACGGTGTGTGCCTTCCCTCCGTAGCGATAGTGCACGAAAATCGTAGCAGCTATCGTCTGCTGAAATCCGCTGGTTGAAGTGCAATATCCGGCTTCATCTGAATAAGCAGACCACAGCTGCTTCAAGTTCCGTGCACTGGTGCCCAGGAGGGAAGGCACACactgttcatctaaacacactgcccacacatagatgacacagagctggattgaaATCGGCAAATTATTCCTTTAAGTAGGCTACCTTTAATATTATCTTAGTATTATACCGTGTTTATATATGCTACAGTAgggcctgctgtgtgtttcCCTGTCTGTGTTGTCTTGCAGGTCCCTGGGCGGAGCCAATCAGTGCAACTGGGAGCACCTGACCAGTCTCCCAGGAGTCTTTTAGACCTGGCTGTCTCAACCcgctcactctctgtctctctccattcTCCTGTCACCAAATTTCTGTTTGGTTGGCTTCGGCCTTGTTACTAGTTCAGGTTTTATACTGTATGACACCTTTCACTCATCATCTAACCATTCAACCATCTGCTGACACGCTGATAACACTGATTGACATTCCTCACTACTTTAGTATGCTTTTTCTATATGTTCGGTAAGTAAATATAATACCTTTTAGTTGAAACTGTGTATCTCCTGTCTTTTGTCATGCTCATGAGCCGGGTCATGACAATATAATTATGTTGTTTCAGCTCTTCATTGAAGCTAAATTATGTTTACACTTAAATATTTTAACCCAACTATCCATGTTTTTAAGCATGCAACACTTCATCAAACGGATGTCATGTGCATCATTGAATACCCATTTCcccaaaattcagcctgacGTTTTTGGTATCTTTGGTAACATTTCGGAAATTTAAACACAATTCTGTAAGTTTCAACGATGTTTGGTTGCACAGCATCAGTTTGTAGCCATAATAACTGACCCGCAGCTTGTCATGGTGATCCCATTGGGGGAACTGctgtataaagccttttgtggctccagagggagctgcgcAAAATCTACTAAGTGatgcctcaagtgatgtcacttgacaCAGTAAACTAATTTACGTAGACGTTTAAtatatgaaaaacatttcaaccTTTCACCTGCAAGCTATCCTCACAATCACAAATGTCTGGCCTGAAGTCAAGCTTCTCTGTCAGGTTCTATTTTAAACCATAGGCCAAAAACAGTCATGGGCAGTGAGTTCATATCTTGAGTACATAAAGGAAATTAcctcaaattattttatttattagttttttcCGTCTGTCACAATGTTCTCTTTCACTGTTTCTATACAGTTTATGTTGGCTGCTGCTGTGGTTCTCAACATCTGTGGTTGTATAATCTAGATGTTGGCCAGGACTCTGTGTTTATTACAATGTTATGCCAATAAAAGCAGTTTCAACCACTTTTCCACAAATCTTGTACGGTTGTGAAAATTCATTCCtgaagagcagagcagagcttaAAAATAGATTAACTtaaataattttctctttcatacCAAGTTTACATGTAAATTCTACAGTGTAAacaacaaaataccaaaattcTAAATGAAGTATGCTACATAAATTCACATGGGGTTAGTTTTGTAATAATATAAAACGGGTCGCTCGTAATGATGAACCTATAGAGAATTATCACCTTAATTTGTAGCTCCCTTGTCTTTACAGAGTCTATAGTGTGTTTCAGTTCATTGTTGTGTCCGGCCCACAACCTTGCTGTTTTGGTTTACTTTTACTGCTCTCTTTGTATCGTTTAGCAACAAAGCTTAAAGAAGAGTGAACACTGGACTTTCATTCGTCAGGTGACCTCAAAAATGACTCCAAAGGAATTATCATATTGCTCTGTAACCAAGGGGACAGGTTTCGTTCAACATTGGTAGGTACACATATTAAGCAGGGAGTCTGGGGGTCCACCCCAATAACATTTTGAATataatgtgaaaccaaaagtcaatgctcactttttaaaatgaacCAACTGTAAAGTCAAACGCAGTTATGTCTGTGACGTAGTTACATCCGTAACTAATTTTAAACCAATCCCTGATATTTTCCTTACCCTAACTgatatttttgttgcctaaacttgtTCTATTTCACAACATTAACTACGTGTTTGAAACTTAGACTGTTAAATAGAACGTTCATATGTTTAAAATGGCCACCGGGCATTGATTTCACGACGTTAAATAGAATGGTCATATATGTtgttttgggagtcattggCAATCGACCTAGTGTGCcatttagatatgaggacgtgTTGGACATACTGTGGGGAGGATGTTACAATGTACCAgagaaaattattattaatacaggAGAAGGccttgcatttaaaaaataatgtacatCCCTTCTCCCCACTCCAATCATTTCCATACAGTCCCTTACAACACACAGTAACAATTAGTGTACATCATACATAATTATATGCTGTGATGTATATTGATGGCAAAGATGTTATACTATGTTATCAAGCATTTGAAGTTAATGGATCCTTTATATTGTTGACACATTAGTAAACACCTAAACTATCCCACTTGCTTACAACTAGATATtgtgtttaaaacatttattaaatgttcatATACTTATAAATGCTAATAGGGGGAAGGCAGTTGAAATAAAAGCCCGTAGCTTTGAGCAGTGAAAGCAGCATACTTTAAcctggtggtagtggtggtgtcCTGTTGCAGCATCTCTCTGCTGGTTGAGTCACACTGTGACTGGGCATGCTCTGTAATATAataaagaggaaagaaagggagagaggggaaaaactGGAATAACTGATACAGAGTAATAGATGACTCACTCGGTGTGTGCGTCACTGTGATATACATGattatatagatatattttaTTACACATATTCTGCATACTGGTGATGTAAAAAGCCTGGTACTGTCTGAtaagtattaaaataaaatcattacAGTATgatatacttttatttataaCAGATATTTATCAACATGACATATACTAAATATAAATTGTAGTAATTTAACTTTTACTAATGTATTTTATGAAATGCAATATGTCTCAAGGATACAGCCTAAAATCCACAAAGAACTTGAACTCAGTGACTTACTCTCAGTGAGTCATCGATCAGCCTGTATGAATTACTACAGAACACATTCAGATAGATGATGATCACCTTCTTTCATCATGGTTTACTTTCGGAGTAGCTACTGAAAACATCAGTTATAAACATTATTATTCCAACATGACAATCCTCTGTTAATAATATTTtctcacattaatgtcataatgcgatgcgattaatttttttaatcgcatgccagcatttattaatttattttacacttcactcggctttgcatcgtgcctaacaggctactattttgaccctttgcagcaccgttacttatcattaagctgccacttcctaacacatcctgctgctgcaggctgcaggcatgatggagaaacacagcagcaataactctgaatggagctttttattttccaaaactcctggacggctcgtagacaagtcgaaagccatatgcacgttgtgtaaagccgaattaaaatatcaccgaagc
The Sander vitreus isolate 19-12246 chromosome 18, sanVit1, whole genome shotgun sequence genome window above contains:
- the tmem18 gene encoding transmembrane protein 18, which translates into the protein MTDQKAENISSIPIDAFSNLRITSIWTFLLSVQWSESWLIGLLVFHVVCLFLTVVTCRYYRAQICHFLLMVGLVYSAEYLNELAAMNWRSFSNFQYFDSTGMFISLVYSIPLLLNTIIIVMVWVHRTFSTMTELKTLQLKRKARREKREKND